In Pseudoalteromonas sp. NC201, a single window of DNA contains:
- a CDS encoding GMC family oxidoreductase: MATFDHKVLVVGSGAGGAMAAYTLTKLGHKVLLLEAGRNYDPKTESPMFRRNSEAPLMGAGNKDKNFGFYDATIDGGWQVPDEPYTRAENTDFYWWRARMLGGRTNHWGRYSLRFSEHDFKGKSRDGHGADWPFEYQDIAPWYDKTEEIVGICGTNTGLDDMPPSAPGVLQPPPTPRVPELLVAAAAKKMGIPAVPMHRAVLTRNKDDRLACFYATPCGHGCSIGAAFQTTTSLIPMAKATGNLEVITDAMVKSVAVNEDGKVTGVTYVDKKSAQEHAVNADVVILAASACESARILLNSKHAKHPKGLANSSGQVGRNLMDSTGAWLGAQIPALKGRPRYNEDGHTGNHLFIPWWGHKAHEKGELNFPRGYHFEISSGFNQPGSGVSGNKQGYGPKLKQQVRDAYGSYVGFALRGEMLPNKNSYMEIDENVKDKWGIPVAKFHFKWSDRELKQIEHGLKTAKQILENMGAKVGELPPAEKAISKGGEIIHEVGTTRMGSSAKESVTNQWGQTWDCDNLFVMDAGVFASNPHKNCTLTIMTLAMRNSTWLAAQIDKGAL; the protein is encoded by the coding sequence TATGGGCGCTGGTAATAAGGATAAGAACTTTGGTTTTTACGACGCGACGATTGATGGCGGTTGGCAAGTGCCAGATGAACCATACACACGCGCAGAAAACACCGATTTTTATTGGTGGCGTGCACGTATGCTCGGTGGCCGCACCAATCACTGGGGTCGCTACTCGCTACGTTTTAGTGAGCACGACTTTAAGGGCAAAAGCCGCGATGGACATGGCGCTGATTGGCCGTTTGAATATCAAGACATTGCGCCTTGGTATGACAAAACAGAAGAAATAGTCGGGATCTGCGGTACCAATACCGGCTTGGATGACATGCCCCCTTCTGCGCCTGGCGTGTTACAGCCACCACCAACACCAAGAGTACCCGAATTATTGGTTGCAGCTGCCGCGAAAAAAATGGGGATCCCAGCGGTTCCTATGCACAGAGCGGTGCTGACTCGTAATAAAGACGACCGCTTAGCATGTTTTTACGCCACACCTTGTGGCCACGGTTGCTCAATTGGTGCGGCATTCCAAACCACAACTTCGCTTATTCCGATGGCCAAAGCGACAGGAAACCTTGAAGTGATCACCGATGCCATGGTGAAGTCAGTGGCGGTGAATGAAGATGGCAAAGTAACTGGTGTGACTTATGTCGATAAAAAGTCTGCACAAGAACATGCAGTCAATGCTGATGTGGTAATTTTGGCGGCCAGCGCCTGTGAATCTGCACGTATTTTGCTTAATTCTAAACATGCAAAACATCCCAAGGGACTTGCAAACTCAAGTGGTCAGGTAGGTCGCAATCTAATGGACTCTACAGGTGCTTGGCTTGGTGCACAAATCCCTGCGTTAAAAGGCCGCCCGCGTTATAACGAAGACGGCCATACCGGTAACCACCTTTTTATTCCTTGGTGGGGACACAAAGCCCATGAGAAAGGTGAGCTTAATTTCCCGCGCGGCTATCACTTTGAAATTAGCAGCGGCTTTAATCAACCGGGCTCTGGCGTGTCTGGCAATAAACAAGGTTATGGCCCCAAATTAAAGCAGCAAGTGCGTGACGCTTATGGCTCCTATGTTGGATTTGCACTGCGTGGAGAAATGCTACCGAACAAAAATTCTTACATGGAAATTGACGAAAACGTCAAAGATAAATGGGGTATCCCGGTTGCTAAGTTCCATTTCAAATGGTCTGACAGAGAGCTCAAGCAAATCGAGCATGGTCTCAAAACCGCTAAGCAGATCCTTGAGAACATGGGTGCCAAAGTCGGCGAGCTACCGCCTGCGGAAAAAGCCATTTCAAAAGGCGGTGAGATCATTCATGAGGTCGGCACGACGAGAATGGGCAGCTCAGCAAAAGAATCGGTAACGAATCAGTGGGGCCAAACATGGGACTGTGACAATCTATTTGTGATGGATGCCGGCGTCTTTGCGTCTAACCCCCATAAAAATTGCACCTTAACCATTATGACCTTAGCGATGCGAAACTCCACCTGGTTGGCAGCACAAATTGATAAAGGAGCGCTGTGA
- a CDS encoding gluconate 2-dehydrogenase subunit 3 family protein: MNTPVRVDSYKYISGMTRRESLKWLGLLAAGSAVTLTAGCSKAIEGETAAAGHWPDIEIKPVSAQGYGTDPNMIMPPESPWPLTLTEAQLTLVAVLADFIVPKEGNHPSASEVQVPSVIDEWVSAPYHGQQKDRVTILHALAWIDDESTLRFKKPFIQLSATQQSKIMDDIAYFNAQTPEQFQRIGKAFLRFKDLVLGAYFCTPEGCQDIGYLGNMPIAGDYPGPTAEAKAHLDGVLAELGLSQYAYRD; encoded by the coding sequence ATGAATACACCTGTCCGCGTTGATTCTTATAAATATATTTCAGGCATGACACGTCGCGAGTCATTAAAGTGGTTAGGCTTGCTTGCTGCTGGATCTGCGGTGACACTCACCGCTGGTTGCAGTAAGGCCATTGAAGGTGAAACGGCTGCAGCTGGGCACTGGCCAGATATTGAAATAAAGCCAGTTAGCGCTCAAGGGTATGGCACCGATCCAAACATGATCATGCCGCCAGAATCACCTTGGCCGCTCACCCTCACCGAAGCGCAGCTCACGTTAGTTGCAGTACTAGCTGATTTTATTGTGCCAAAGGAAGGAAATCATCCATCGGCTTCTGAAGTACAAGTACCGAGTGTGATCGATGAATGGGTAAGCGCACCGTATCACGGACAACAAAAAGACAGAGTGACAATACTCCATGCGCTTGCTTGGATTGACGATGAGTCGACTTTGCGCTTTAAAAAGCCATTTATACAACTTAGCGCAACGCAGCAAAGTAAGATTATGGATGATATTGCTTATTTTAATGCACAAACACCAGAGCAATTTCAGCGTATAGGTAAAGCATTCTTGCGCTTTAAAGATCTCGTTCTCGGCGCTTACTTCTGCACACCTGAGGGCTGTCAAGACATAGGTTATCTGGGCAATATGCCAATTGCAGGTGATTATCCAGGGCCTACTGCCGAAGCCAAGGCGCATCTAGATGGCGTACTCGCAGAGCTTGGGCTAAGCCAGTATGCGTACCGCGACTAA